Below is a genomic region from Campylobacter geochelonis.
TGGAGCAACCCGCACTTCCAACTATGAAATATAGCCGCGCGGTTGAGTATATCATCGATGAGAAAAAGATGACAGTTGAACAAGTTTGGGAGTATGGCAAGGATAGAGGATTTGACTGGTATAGCCCAATAACTTCGGTAGTTGAGTATCAGCCAGCTCGCGATACGATGTTTATCTACTCAGCCACTGCTGGACTTGGAAAATTCCTAATAGGCGAGGGCGATACTGAGCCGATTTTAAATGAGATAGAAGATGGTACTCAAAATGTAAAAGTTGAGATTCGCTTCACTGGAATGGGTGGAAGTATAGGATACCGCGCGCTTCCAATCGATATAAATCAAGCTTTTAAATAATTAAAGCTAAGAGTATTTAAGCTAGTTAATTAAGCTTAGAAAAATTTAGATTGTGCTTAAATGATTTAAGCACAATTTATAAATTTAAATCACAAGTATTTTAAGCTAGCATATAGCTTAACTAAATAAAATCACCCCCTTTTTTAATAATGCAAAGTCGCTAAATGTGGCTTTGCACTCCTTTTAACTAAGTTTAAAAACTTGCTTACTAAATTTAAATGCAATAAATTTTACTTGCATTTTATGATTTTAGTTGAGTGCGAAGTGATAAAATTTGATAAATTCAAAGTCATAAAAAGATATCTAAACATAGTTTTTAAAATCACGCTGGCAAGCTAGATGGCGTTGTTTTTGGTGGCGGAGAATGCACTCTTGCAAGTGTGGTGCTTTAAATCCTTTATGAAACCTGGTGCGAAGAAGAAAATTTGAATCAAATTTATTTTTTAGGATTTTAATTAGTTTTTTGGTATAAATTTAGTGTATATTCTTCTATATTTTAAATTCGCATTTAGCGTTCATGCCTTTGTAAAGCTAAAATCAAGAGATAAATAAATTATTTTTAGTCTGTCTAGCAAGTAAATTTAAAAAATTCCCACGTTACGACACTTTTTAAAGCAATTTCGACTAAAGTTTATAAAGTTCAAAACCGTTTTAAGCTCAAGTTAAAACTGGCGCACAACTCGCGTGAGTTAAATATCTACTTCCACTCCGGTTGAAGCGTGACATGTCCTATCTTAAACTCATGTTCTAAAATTTCAGAAATCTCATCAACTATCTCTTTAAAATTTGCTAAATTTGAACGCTCGATTAAAATGTGAGCTGTTAAAACATACATATTTCGCGTGATTTCTGTGATGTGTATATCGTGGATATCAAGCACCAAACCGCTTTTTAAAATCTTGCTTTTAACCAAATTTAAATCCACTGGCGAAGCCTCTAAAAGCACATCTAAACTATCTTTTAAAAGTCCCCACGCCCATTTTGCTATAACAACTGCTATCATAAGCGCAAGCAAAGCATCAATAAGATAAAAGTTTGTAAAGTGTATGATAATGCCGCCGATGATGATAGCAACTGAACTAAGCAAATCGCTCATCATATGTGCAAAGCTTGATTTGATATTTACATTTTCCATGTCGCCTTTTTGAAGCAAATACCCAGTTATAGCATTTACCACAAGTCCGATAATAGCGACTACCATCATCGTTTTTATATCGATTGCCTCTGGCACAAAAATTCTCTTAATCGCTTCATAAACTATCCAAATAACGCTAACTCCAAGAGTTAAAGCATTGATAAATGCCGCTATAACCTCGCTTCTATAGTATCCAAAAGTCTTGCTGTCATTTAGCTCTTTTTGTGCTATAAAAATGGCAAAAAGGCTAATAGCCAAAGAAAACGAGTGTGTTAGCATATGAACGCCATCGCTTAAAAGCGCTAAAGAGCCACTTACATAGCCATATATTATCTCAGCAACCATCGCTATAGCCGTTATTATAAGGCTGATTTTTAAAACTTTTTTATCTGTGTGGCGAAAGTCATGCTCATGATGATGTTCGTGTTCGTGGTGATGTTCGTGCTCATGATTAAAATCTCTTAACGGTTCGTGAATACAGCCAGATGAGTGATTACAGGTCATAATTTTCCTTTGTTGTAATTATGTAATTATATCGATTTAAGATGAAATATCTCTTAATTTAAAATCTTAAGAAAAATACTAAATAATTATTTTAATATATTTTTTATATTATATAAAACAATATAAATTTATAACGAGAAAATCACTATTTTAAGGAGATAGATTAAATTTTATTTTTTATTTAAATAGTTATAAATTTATTACTTTATGAAAACTATTATCAAAAAAAATTAGATAATTTAAGTTTTTAAGCGACATTAAAACTTACTTTTGTATAATGACTAATCATATATATTTTAAAATCACTAAGGCATTTTCATGAAAGAAACTTTAAAAAGAGATGGCAAAAAAGAGCCATTTTACACTTATAAAATCGAAGACGCAATCAAAAAAGCATTTAAAAGCGAAAGTGTAGAGTATGATAACAAGGTCTTTTATAGCGTTATCGATGAGATTGCTTTTAAGGATATTATAAGTGTTGAAGAGGTTCAAGATGCGATTGAAAAAGCACTTTTTAGCCACAATTACTTTGAAATTTTAAAAAGTTTTATGCTCTATCGCCACACTCATAAAATGCAACGCGAGCAGATTTTAGGGCTTAGTGATGATACGACTTATATAAACTCAACGCAGACGATAAACGAATACATCAGCAAGTCTGATTGGCGAATTTTGGCTAACTCAAATACGAGTTATTCAAACGCAGGGCTGATTAACAACACAGCGGGCAAAGTAGTCGCAAACTACTGGCTTGATAGCGTTTATAGCAAAGAAGAGGGCGTGGCTCATAGAAATGGGGATTATCATATTCATGATTTGGATTGTTTGAGTGGGTATTGTGCTGGTTGGAGCTTAAGAGCTTTGCTAAATGAGGGTTTTAATGGCGTTCGTGGCAGAGTCGAGAGCAAAGCGCCAAGCCATTTTAGAGAAGCGCTTTATCAAATGGCAAATTTCTTAGGCATACTTCAAAGCGAGTGGGCGGGCGCACAGGCGTTTTCTAGTTTTGATACCTATCTTGCACCATATGTTTTTAAAGATAATTTAAGTGATAAAGAGATAAAAAAGGCGATTACTAGCTTTATTTTTAATCTCAATGTTCCCGCGCGCTGGGGTCAAAGCCCATTTACAAATGTTACGATTGATCTAACTTGCCCGAGTGATTTAAAAAACCAAATTCCTACAAAAGAGGATTTGCACCTTTTTAAGGATTTAAATGATGTAAATTTAGTTAAAAAGGCAAACGAGCGAGGGCGAAAAAAGCTAACCGATATGACATATGGGGATTTTCAAAGCGAAATGGATAGGATAAATATCGCATTTTACGAGGTTTTGACATCTGGCGATAAGTGCGGGCAGCCATTTACCTTTCCTATCCCAACAGTAAATTTAACTGAAGATTTTAACTGGGATAGTCCAGTGGCAAATGTATTGTTTGAAAATACTGCTAAAATGGGCTCAAGTTACTTTCAAAACTTCATCGGCTCACAGTACACAACCGATAAATTTGGTAAGAAAATTCCAAACGAAAAAGCCTATAAACCAGGAGCAGTTCGCTCGATGTGTTGTAGACTTCAGCTTGACTTAAGAGAGCTTTTAAAGCGTGGCGGTGGGCTTTTTGGAAGTGCGGAGATGACAGGAAGTATCGGCGTTGTAACGCTAAATTTAGCAAGGTTAGGATATCTTTATAAAAACGACAAAACAAGCCTTTATAAAAGACTTGATGAGCTTTTAAATTTGGCTAAAAGTACGCTTGAGAAAAAACGTAAATTTATACAAGAGATGTATGAGCGTGGACTTTATCCATATACGGCGCGCTATTTAAAGCACTTTAATAACCATTTTAGCACGATTGGCATAAATGGCGCAAACGAAATGATACGAAATTTCACAAACGATAAAGAAAACATCACGACTGAATTTGGGCGTAAATTTGCATTAGAATTAATAGAGTATTTAAGAGAGAAAATTCGCTCATTTCAAGAAGAAACTGGCAACCTTTACAACCTAGAGGCAACTCCGGCTGAGGGCACGACTTATCGTTTTGCTAAAGAGGATATTAAAAGATATCCAAACATTATCCAAGCAGGAAGCGAGCAAAACATCTACTACACAAACTCGACCCAACTTCCAGCAAATTTTGGCGATGATCCATTTGAAGCACTTGATATGCAAGATGAACTTCAGTCAAGCTATACAGGCGGCACCGTTTTTCACCTTTATATGAAAGAGCGAATTAGCTCAGGACAAGCGTGTAAAAATTTAGTAAAAAACATAGTAAGTAGCTATAAATTGCCTTATATAACTATCACGCCGATTTTTAGCGTATGTAGCAAACACGGATACATCGCAGGCGAGCATGAATACTGCCCATTATGCGATGAAGAGATTTTAAAAGAACAAGGAGCATAAGATGAACAAAGAGCATAAGATGAACAAAGAAGAAATTTTAAAAGCCAACGCAGACAAACGAACAAAATGCGTTGTTTACACACGTGTGATGGGCTATCACAGACCAGTTGAGAGCTTTAATCTTGGTAAAAAAGGCGAGCATAAAGAGCGAGTCGCATTTTGCGAAGGGAGCGCAAAAATAAAAATAGCTTGATGAAACCGATATATTCGATAACGCCATTTACAACTCTTGATTTTAAGGATAAACTTGCGTGTATAGCGTGGTTTGGAGGGTGTAATATGAGATGTTTATACTGCTATAACACAAACATCGTAAACTCAGAGGGAAATATCAGCAAAGATGAGTTTAAAGAGTTTTTAAAATCACGCGTTGGCAAGCTAGATGGCGTTGTTTTTAGTGGCGGAGAATGCACGCTAAGCAAGGAATTTCTTGAGCTTGCTAAGATGGTAAAAGAGCTTGGGTTTTTACTTAAAGTTGATACAAATGGCTCAAATTTAAACGTTTTAAAAGATGCGATAGGGCTAAATTTGGTTGATTTTATAGCGCTTGATTTTAAGGCGTTAAAAGAAAACTATCTTTTTATAACAAACTCAAATTTATACGATAAATTTATCAAAACATTAAAATATCTTATAAAAATAGATTTTAAATTTGAAGTTAGAACAACTGTTCATGCTGATATTTTAGATGAAAATGATGTAAAAAAGATGGCAAATTTATTACAAAATTTAGGTTACAAAGGAACTTATTGTATACAAAATTTCTTATCAACTGGCGATAATTTTGGCTGTTTGCAAAAGCCTATCAAGGATTTTGACTACAACAAGATAAATGCGGATATAAAGATAGAATTACGAAATTTCTAAGTTACTTTTAGTTATAATCCAACGAAACTTTTAAGGAAATTAATAATGCAAAGAAAGAAAATTTATAACCCAAATTCAAACGAAACTTTAACCGATCGTAAGGTTTTTGGTGGAAATCCGCACGGAATACTAAATTTTACAAAAGCAAAGTATGTTTGGGCGCTTAAACTTTGGGATATCATGGAGGCAAACACATGGTTTCCAAAAGAAGTCGATACGACCGATGATGTTAGAGACTATAACTTCAACTTAACAAGCGCTGAAAAACGTATGTATGACTTGGTCTGGAGTCAGCTAATTAGCATGGATAGCTTTCAGACAAACAACCTAGCAGATAACATAAATCCTTACATAACAGCGCCTGAAATCAATGCGATTTTAAGCCGCCAAGCCTATGAAGAGGCAAATCACAGCAAAAGTTATGCGGTGATGGTTGAAGCGATTTGCGATAATACCGATATGATTTATGAGATGGAAAAACACGATGAGATGCTAAAAAGAAAAAACGACTACATCTCAAGCGTTTATGAAGAGCTTGCTGGAGAGGTTACAGAAGATAAACTGCTTTTAGCGATGGTAGCAAACCAAATTTTAGAAGGAATTTACTTTTATAGCGGATTTACGGCGATTTACGCGCTTGCAAGAGCTGGGAAAATGCTTGGTTCGGCGCAGATGATACGTTTTATCCAACGAGATGAGATAACACATCTTTTGCTTTTTCAAAACATGATAAACTCAGTTAGAAAAGAGCGCCCAGAGCTGTTTAATGAAACAAATGTGGCTAAAATTTATGAGATGTTTCAAAAGGCTGGAGATTTGGAAATCGAGTGGGGAAAATACATCACGCAAAACCAAATCATGGGCTTTACAGATGATATCATAGAAGAATATATCCACTATCTAGTCGATCAACGCTTAAGTGCGATTGGGCTAAATAAAAAATATAACGCAAAACACCCGATAAAATGGGTTGATGACTTTTCTAAATTTAACGATCAAAAAAGCAACTTTTTTGAAAGCAAAGTTACAAACTATAGCAAGGGAAGCTTGAGTTTTGATGATTTTTAAGATATTTTGATTGAGATTACTTCGTGATGATAGTGGTCGCAAATAGCGTTACTATCGTTAGCGAAGTGTTTTGAATTTGGTTAAAATAAGCGTGAATCTTAAAAAAAGCTGAATTTTTGGCTGAAGTGAAAACTCATATGACATTTGTCGGTAAAATTTAGTATAAAAAGTAAGGTTTAGCGATTTTTAATATATTTTTATCTCTG
It encodes:
- a CDS encoding anaerobic ribonucleoside-triphosphate reductase activating protein, translated to MKPIYSITPFTTLDFKDKLACIAWFGGCNMRCLYCYNTNIVNSEGNISKDEFKEFLKSRVGKLDGVVFSGGECTLSKEFLELAKMVKELGFLLKVDTNGSNLNVLKDAIGLNLVDFIALDFKALKENYLFITNSNLYDKFIKTLKYLIKIDFKFEVRTTVHADILDENDVKKMANLLQNLGYKGTYCIQNFLSTGDNFGCLQKPIKDFDYNKINADIKIELRNF
- a CDS encoding ribonucleotide-diphosphate reductase subunit beta, translating into MQRKKIYNPNSNETLTDRKVFGGNPHGILNFTKAKYVWALKLWDIMEANTWFPKEVDTTDDVRDYNFNLTSAEKRMYDLVWSQLISMDSFQTNNLADNINPYITAPEINAILSRQAYEEANHSKSYAVMVEAICDNTDMIYEMEKHDEMLKRKNDYISSVYEELAGEVTEDKLLLAMVANQILEGIYFYSGFTAIYALARAGKMLGSAQMIRFIQRDEITHLLLFQNMINSVRKERPELFNETNVAKIYEMFQKAGDLEIEWGKYITQNQIMGFTDDIIEEYIHYLVDQRLSAIGLNKKYNAKHPIKWVDDFSKFNDQKSNFFESKVTNYSKGSLSFDDF
- a CDS encoding ribonucleoside triphosphate reductase, which encodes MKETLKRDGKKEPFYTYKIEDAIKKAFKSESVEYDNKVFYSVIDEIAFKDIISVEEVQDAIEKALFSHNYFEILKSFMLYRHTHKMQREQILGLSDDTTYINSTQTINEYISKSDWRILANSNTSYSNAGLINNTAGKVVANYWLDSVYSKEEGVAHRNGDYHIHDLDCLSGYCAGWSLRALLNEGFNGVRGRVESKAPSHFREALYQMANFLGILQSEWAGAQAFSSFDTYLAPYVFKDNLSDKEIKKAITSFIFNLNVPARWGQSPFTNVTIDLTCPSDLKNQIPTKEDLHLFKDLNDVNLVKKANERGRKKLTDMTYGDFQSEMDRINIAFYEVLTSGDKCGQPFTFPIPTVNLTEDFNWDSPVANVLFENTAKMGSSYFQNFIGSQYTTDKFGKKIPNEKAYKPGAVRSMCCRLQLDLRELLKRGGGLFGSAEMTGSIGVVTLNLARLGYLYKNDKTSLYKRLDELLNLAKSTLEKKRKFIQEMYERGLYPYTARYLKHFNNHFSTIGINGANEMIRNFTNDKENITTEFGRKFALELIEYLREKIRSFQEETGNLYNLEATPAEGTTYRFAKEDIKRYPNIIQAGSEQNIYYTNSTQLPANFGDDPFEALDMQDELQSSYTGGTVFHLYMKERISSGQACKNLVKNIVSSYKLPYITITPIFSVCSKHGYIAGEHEYCPLCDEEILKEQGA
- a CDS encoding cation diffusion facilitator family transporter; this translates as MTCNHSSGCIHEPLRDFNHEHEHHHEHEHHHEHDFRHTDKKVLKISLIITAIAMVAEIIYGYVSGSLALLSDGVHMLTHSFSLAISLFAIFIAQKELNDSKTFGYYRSEVIAAFINALTLGVSVIWIVYEAIKRIFVPEAIDIKTMMVVAIIGLVVNAITGYLLQKGDMENVNIKSSFAHMMSDLLSSVAIIIGGIIIHFTNFYLIDALLALMIAVVIAKWAWGLLKDSLDVLLEASPVDLNLVKSKILKSGLVLDIHDIHITEITRNMYVLTAHILIERSNLANFKEIVDEISEILEHEFKIGHVTLQPEWK
- the nrdD gene encoding anaerobic ribonucleoside-triphosphate reductase codes for the protein MNKEEILKANADKRTKCVVYTRVMGYHRPVESFNLGKKGEHKERVAFCEGSAKIKIA